From one Bradyrhizobium sp. Ash2021 genomic stretch:
- a CDS encoding acetyl/propionyl/methylcrotonyl-CoA carboxylase subunit alpha, with amino-acid sequence MNRSKLYRRFRTLLIANRGEIACRVIRTARAMGLRTVAVYSEADRDALHVAEADEAVLLGPARARDSYLNIARVIEAAHQSGAEAVHPGYGFLSENAEFAQACLDAGLVFVGPTAAMMTAMGSKSGSKFLMEQAGVPLVPGYHGEAQDETVLAKAADEIGFPVLVKASAGGGGRGMRVVTSAGELSAAIVSAKREAKAAFGDDRMLIEKYVQNPRHIEVQIIGDSHGNLLSLFERECTLQRRHQKVIEEAPSPTLNATQRDTVCAAARKAAGAVNYVGAGTIEFVSDGKDVFFIEMNTRLQVEHPVTELITGVDLVEWQLRVAFGEKLPLKQDEIKLNGHAIEARVYAENPQKNFMPSVGRIKTWRTPDATDGLRVDAGYRAGDAVSPHYDAMLAKVIAWAPTRAAAIERLNRGLEETDVRGIVTNIPFLSALVTHSDVRANTIDTGFIERELKGLTAASSTLGDLELCAAVAAITGEEQKAARKEAHSPWQTFGWMPVGRRQRVFAFRQGQGAEHKVTLHYGCGPSTLSIGEREFGFAASPVEDGGFDLTLDGMKSRVVAVIEGHELYLRTRNGRLDLHWVDPFGGETEEQVGEDKIVAPLPGTVVALLAEEGATLEKGAAILTLEVMKMEQTLRAPFAGVLKKIKCKVGDIVGEGVELAEIEPAAA; translated from the coding sequence ATGAATCGCTCAAAATTATACCGGCGTTTCCGCACGCTCCTTATCGCCAACCGCGGCGAGATCGCCTGCCGCGTGATCCGCACCGCCAGGGCCATGGGCCTGCGCACGGTTGCGGTCTATTCCGAGGCCGACCGCGACGCCCTGCATGTCGCCGAGGCCGATGAGGCCGTGCTGCTCGGGCCGGCGCGGGCGCGCGACAGCTATCTCAACATCGCGCGTGTGATCGAAGCAGCGCACCAGAGCGGGGCCGAGGCGGTGCATCCCGGCTACGGGTTCCTGTCGGAGAACGCCGAATTCGCACAAGCCTGCCTCGATGCCGGCCTGGTGTTCGTCGGTCCTACCGCCGCCATGATGACGGCGATGGGCTCGAAATCAGGCTCAAAATTCCTGATGGAGCAGGCCGGCGTGCCGCTGGTGCCCGGCTATCACGGCGAGGCCCAGGACGAGACGGTTCTGGCCAAGGCCGCCGACGAGATCGGCTTCCCGGTACTGGTGAAAGCGTCCGCCGGCGGCGGCGGCCGCGGCATGCGCGTCGTCACCTCGGCCGGCGAGCTTTCCGCCGCGATCGTCAGCGCCAAGCGCGAGGCCAAGGCGGCATTCGGCGACGACCGCATGCTGATCGAAAAATACGTCCAGAATCCGCGCCACATCGAGGTGCAGATCATCGGCGACAGCCACGGCAATCTGCTGTCGCTGTTCGAACGCGAATGCACGCTGCAGCGGCGGCACCAGAAGGTGATCGAGGAAGCGCCGTCGCCGACACTCAATGCCACGCAGCGCGATACGGTCTGCGCAGCGGCGCGCAAGGCGGCGGGCGCGGTCAATTATGTCGGCGCCGGCACCATCGAATTCGTCTCCGACGGCAAGGATGTTTTCTTCATCGAGATGAACACGCGGTTGCAGGTCGAGCATCCCGTGACCGAACTGATCACCGGCGTCGATCTGGTCGAATGGCAATTGCGGGTGGCGTTCGGCGAAAAGCTGCCGCTCAAGCAGGACGAAATCAAACTGAACGGTCACGCCATCGAGGCGCGGGTCTATGCGGAAAATCCGCAGAAGAATTTCATGCCTTCGGTCGGCCGCATCAAGACCTGGCGGACGCCCGACGCCACCGACGGCCTGCGCGTCGATGCCGGCTATCGCGCGGGCGATGCGGTGTCGCCCCATTACGATGCCATGCTGGCCAAGGTGATCGCGTGGGCGCCAACACGGGCGGCCGCGATCGAACGGCTCAATCGCGGGCTGGAGGAGACCGACGTCCGCGGCATCGTCACCAACATCCCGTTCCTGTCGGCGCTGGTGACACACAGCGACGTGCGGGCGAATACGATCGATACCGGATTCATCGAGCGCGAGCTGAAGGGCCTGACGGCGGCATCGAGTACGTTGGGCGATCTCGAACTCTGCGCCGCGGTAGCGGCCATTACCGGCGAGGAGCAGAAGGCGGCGCGCAAGGAGGCGCACTCGCCGTGGCAGACTTTTGGCTGGATGCCGGTCGGCCGGCGGCAGCGCGTGTTCGCGTTCCGCCAGGGGCAGGGCGCCGAGCACAAGGTCACCTTGCACTACGGCTGCGGGCCGTCGACGCTCTCGATCGGCGAGCGCGAATTCGGTTTTGCCGCGTCGCCGGTTGAGGACGGCGGTTTCGATCTGACGCTCGACGGGATGAAATCGCGTGTCGTCGCCGTGATCGAGGGCCATGAACTCTATCTGCGCACCCGCAACGGCCGTCTCGACCTGCACTGGGTCGATCCGTTCGGCGGCGAGACCGAGGAACAGGTTGGCGAAGACAAGATCGTGGCGCCGTTGCCGGGTACGGTGGTGGCATTGCTGGCCGAGGAGGGAGCGACGCTCGAAAAGGGCGCGGCGATCTTGACGCTGGAGGTCATGAAGATGGAGCAGACCCTGCGCGCGCCCTTTGCCGGCGTGCTGAAGAAGATCAAATGCAAGGTCGGCGATATCGTCGGTGAGGGCGTCGAACTCGCCGAAATCGAGCCGGCGGCGGCCTGA
- a CDS encoding hydroxymethylglutaryl-CoA lyase produces the protein MSDTVRIVEVGPRDGLQNEETPISVADRIAFIEALIGAGLHTVEVGAFVSPKAIPQMVNSDQVLRGVSHIAGAEFHVLVPNEKGYDASQAAGAKVIAVFASASEGFSRANINCSVKESIERFKPVLARAKADGIKVRGYISCVLGCPFDGEIKPHAVVDVAKTLWDLGCYEVSLGDTIGVGTPLKARQLLRAVAGSVPMANLAMHFHDTYGQALANLYAGMEEGARVIDSAAGGLGGCPYAPGATGNVATEDVIYMLEGIGIATGVDMAKLLAATNAVSKLIGRPPVSRVAAALNAKGRAQN, from the coding sequence ATGAGCGACACCGTCCGCATCGTTGAAGTAGGTCCGCGCGACGGCCTGCAGAACGAGGAGACTCCGATCAGCGTTGCCGATCGCATCGCCTTCATCGAGGCGCTGATCGGCGCCGGGCTGCACACTGTCGAAGTTGGTGCTTTCGTATCGCCGAAGGCGATCCCGCAGATGGTCAATTCCGACCAGGTGCTGCGCGGCGTCAGCCATATCGCGGGCGCCGAATTCCATGTGCTGGTGCCGAACGAAAAGGGCTATGACGCCTCGCAAGCGGCCGGGGCCAAGGTGATTGCGGTGTTCGCTTCCGCCTCGGAAGGGTTTTCGCGCGCCAACATCAATTGCTCGGTCAAGGAATCGATCGAGCGCTTCAAGCCGGTGCTGGCCCGCGCCAAGGCCGATGGCATCAAGGTGCGCGGCTATATCTCCTGCGTGCTCGGCTGTCCCTTTGACGGCGAGATCAAGCCGCATGCGGTCGTCGACGTCGCCAAAACCTTGTGGGACCTCGGCTGCTACGAAGTCTCGCTCGGCGACACCATCGGCGTCGGCACCCCGCTCAAGGCGCGGCAGCTGTTGCGGGCGGTTGCCGGCAGCGTGCCGATGGCCAACCTCGCGATGCATTTCCACGACACCTACGGCCAGGCGCTGGCCAATCTCTATGCCGGCATGGAGGAGGGCGCGCGGGTGATCGACTCCGCCGCCGGTGGCCTCGGCGGCTGCCCCTATGCGCCCGGCGCGACCGGCAATGTCGCGACCGAGGATGTGATCTACATGCTGGAGGGCATCGGGATTGCGACCGGCGTCGATATGGCAAAACTGCTGGCGGCGACCAATGCGGTCAGCAAGCTGATCGGGCGTCCGCCGGTGAGCCGGGTGGCCGCGGCGTTGAATGCCAAGGGGCGAGCGCAAAACTAA
- a CDS encoding carboxyl transferase domain-containing protein: MPLHSTIDPKSSEFARNADVMRGLVAELREKLNQVAGGGGKVSRTRHVSRGKMLARQRVDLLVDPGTAFLELSPLAAHGLYGGDVHSASVITGVGRISGRECVIVANDATIKGGTYYPMTVKKHLRAQDIARQNNLPCVYMVDSGGAFLPMQDEIFPDERHFGRIFYNQAQMSAQGIPQIAIVMGSCTAGGAYVPAMSDESIIVRNQGTIFLGGPPLVKAATGEVVTAEELGGADVHSRQSGVTDHYAQNDAHAIGIARRIVATLKQPTRAVLNMREPRDPLFPAEEIYGVVPADGRKPFDVHDIIARLVDGSEFDEFKKLYGQTLICGFAHIWGYPVGIIANNGILFSESSLKGAHFIELCCQRNIPLVFLQNITGFMVGKKYEAGGIARDGAKLVTAVATAGVPKFTVVIGGSYGAGNYGMSGRAYSPRFLWMWPNARISVMGGEQASMVLSQVRRDNIEAKGDTWSAEEEDKFRSPIRAQYESQGNPYYATARLWDDGVIDPADTRLVLGLGLSAASNAPIEPTKFGLFRM, from the coding sequence ATGCCGCTTCACTCCACGATCGACCCCAAATCCTCCGAGTTCGCCCGCAACGCCGACGTGATGCGCGGCCTGGTCGCGGAGCTTCGCGAAAAGCTCAATCAGGTGGCCGGCGGCGGCGGCAAGGTTTCGCGCACGAGGCATGTTTCGCGCGGCAAAATGCTGGCGCGCCAGCGCGTCGATCTCCTGGTCGATCCCGGCACCGCGTTCCTTGAATTGTCGCCGCTGGCCGCCCATGGCCTCTATGGCGGCGACGTCCATTCCGCCAGCGTCATCACCGGTGTCGGCCGCATCTCGGGCCGCGAATGCGTGATCGTTGCCAACGATGCCACCATCAAGGGCGGCACCTATTATCCGATGACCGTGAAGAAACATCTGCGCGCGCAGGATATCGCCCGCCAGAACAATCTGCCCTGCGTCTACATGGTCGATTCCGGCGGCGCCTTCCTGCCGATGCAGGACGAGATCTTTCCCGACGAACGGCATTTCGGCCGCATCTTCTACAACCAGGCGCAGATGTCCGCCCAGGGCATTCCGCAGATTGCCATCGTGATGGGTTCGTGCACCGCCGGCGGCGCCTATGTGCCGGCGATGTCCGACGAGAGCATTATCGTGCGCAATCAGGGCACGATCTTTCTCGGCGGTCCGCCGCTGGTGAAGGCCGCGACCGGCGAGGTGGTGACCGCGGAGGAACTCGGCGGCGCCGATGTGCATTCGCGGCAGTCCGGCGTCACCGATCACTACGCCCAGAACGACGCGCACGCGATCGGGATCGCGCGGCGCATCGTCGCGACGCTGAAACAGCCGACGCGCGCGGTGCTGAACATGCGCGAGCCGAGGGATCCGCTGTTTCCCGCCGAAGAGATCTACGGCGTGGTCCCCGCCGACGGCCGAAAGCCGTTCGATGTCCATGATATCATCGCGCGGCTGGTCGATGGCTCCGAATTCGACGAATTCAAGAAGCTGTACGGCCAGACCCTGATCTGCGGTTTCGCCCATATTTGGGGCTATCCGGTCGGCATCATCGCCAATAATGGCATCCTGTTCAGCGAGAGTTCGCTGAAGGGCGCGCATTTCATCGAGTTGTGCTGCCAGCGCAATATCCCACTGGTGTTCCTGCAGAACATCACCGGCTTCATGGTCGGCAAGAAATACGAGGCCGGCGGTATCGCGCGCGACGGCGCCAAACTGGTGACGGCGGTGGCAACCGCCGGTGTGCCGAAATTCACGGTCGTGATCGGCGGTTCCTACGGCGCCGGCAATTACGGCATGTCCGGGCGGGCCTACAGCCCGCGTTTCCTCTGGATGTGGCCGAATGCCCGCATCTCCGTGATGGGCGGCGAGCAGGCATCGATGGTGCTGAGCCAGGTCCGCCGCGACAACATCGAGGCCAAGGGCGACACCTGGTCGGCGGAAGAGGAAGACAAATTCCGCAGCCCGATCCGCGCCCAATATGAGAGCCAGGGCAATCCCTATTACGCCACAGCAAGGCTCTGGGATGACGGCGTGATCGATCCCGCCGATACGCGGCTGGTGTTGGGCCTTGGGTTGTCGGCGGCATCGAATGCGCCGATCGAGCCGACGAAATTCGGCCTGTTCAGGATGTGA
- a CDS encoding TetR/AcrR family transcriptional regulator translates to MARTIGSYGPKTLEAIRKAGLRLIFEHGYGAMSLRHLAAEVGIQVGSLYNHISTKQELLFGLVQDHINELLRQLDLALEGKQGPVEKLRAFVAFHVTYHMSRKREVFIANSELRCLEPKNYDAIVALRSAYEQRLAGILAEGVSEGVFEVVDVQVATFAILALLTGLCAWYRPGGRLTKEAIVAAHEKLVLSGVSPQAAISSRSARKHPRRIASV, encoded by the coding sequence ATGGCACGCACGATCGGCTCATACGGCCCAAAGACGCTGGAAGCGATCCGGAAGGCCGGGCTGCGCCTGATCTTCGAACATGGCTACGGGGCGATGAGCCTGCGGCACCTCGCGGCCGAGGTCGGAATCCAGGTTGGGTCGCTGTACAATCATATCAGTACCAAGCAGGAGCTACTGTTCGGCCTGGTGCAGGACCACATCAACGAGTTGCTTCGTCAGCTCGATCTCGCGCTGGAAGGGAAGCAAGGGCCGGTGGAAAAGCTCCGCGCCTTCGTCGCATTCCACGTCACCTACCACATGAGCCGGAAGCGCGAGGTCTTCATCGCCAATTCCGAACTGCGCTGCCTCGAGCCGAAGAACTACGATGCGATCGTCGCGCTGCGCAGCGCCTATGAGCAACGGCTGGCGGGAATTCTCGCGGAGGGAGTTTCCGAAGGCGTCTTCGAAGTCGTCGATGTTCAGGTGGCGACGTTTGCGATCCTGGCCCTTCTGACCGGCCTCTGCGCCTGGTACCGGCCGGGAGGACGACTGACCAAGGAAGCAATCGTCGCCGCCCACGAAAAGCTGGTGCTGTCCGGCGTTTCGCCCCAGGCCGCGATTTCCTCCCGAAGTGCCCGCAAGCATCCGCGGCGCATTGCGTCCGTCTAG